GTTCGTGCGAGGAGAGGTTGTAGTGGAGGCCGAGGACGGTACTTTCAAGACCATCCGGGCGGTGAACGGCACGGCGAGCAACTTCAACGCCGCGGCCGGCACGTTCACCCTGACCCCTCGCGACGGCTCGGCCCCAATCAACTACACGATCAACCCGGACACGATCATCGACATGCGCCGCGCCGGCGACCTTGGCGGGCTTAACACCACCGACCGCACGCTCGTTATCGACGTGAACGGCGAGGTCAAGCTCATTGTCCAGGGCGAGATGGACATGGCAAAGCTGGGCGCGATGGGGATACCCCCGCCTCAGAAGCAGCCCGGCGCACCTGCCGGGCCAGTCCCGCAGCTGTTTCCGCTGCCTCCAAAGTTTGGCCCGGACATCCTCCGTCCCGGCCCCGTTCCACAGGCGCCGTCGGCGGAGACCAACCAGCTACTCCAGCGCCTATTGAACGCTTACCCTCAGCTGCTTCGCCCGGGCGGAGTGACCCCGGAGCTCAAGGAGAAGCTGTCCCAGCTTGCACAGGACGACCCTCGCATGGGCGAGGCGATCAAGATTCTCATGACCAGGCTGGCGCAGGCCCAGCAGGCCGCGCCCAAGGTGGTCAAGCCACAGCCGGCCCCGCAGCCTCCCGTTCTGGACGTCAACCAGTGGATCGAGCGGCTCTTCAACGCCTACCCGGAGCTGAAGCGCCCGCACACCGTAAGCCCGGAGCTGCGCCAGAAGCTGGAGCAGATGGCCCGGGACAACCCGGACATAGCCCCCGCCGTCAAACGCATCCTCAGCCAGATTCCCGCCCAGACACAGTAGTCCACCACTCCAGAGGGTCCCTGCGCATGGGCCCTCTGGTTTTCCCCCTATTAGCCGGATTCATCGCCCACTGAAGTCGTCCGCGAGGCGGGCTGCCGGGTAAGGCGTTAGCGTGGAAGTAGACACCCTGCCCCTGCCACATTAATCGCAATCGTAGGCAGGAAACGGGCGCCCATCGGTGCGCCCCTACGAAAACGGCCCCTCGGCCATATCTACCACGTAACTTCAGAATCCACCGGGAGTAGGGTCGAAGCTGCGTTGCTCCTCGGGAGTCTGAGGGCGGACACCCCCAGCGGCTCATGGGGAAAGCCCCACTGCTCCTCCGGAAGCTGAGGGCGGAGCCCTCAGTGGGGTACGGGGCAAAGCCCCGAAGCGGGGTCTGGGGCGGAGCCCCAGGGTACTATGCCCCCTCTCTCCGTGCACGGAGAAAGGGGGCCAGGGGGAGAGAGGTCGGGGCGGCGTCCGGCCCAACGCGCCAGTCCCTCCGAAGCACGATTCCCCAAAACACGCACTGCCGCCGTTTTTGCTATAATGTGCCTCACTTCTCCCGGAGGCACGCCCACATGCGCAAAAACAACGTCCTTCGCGATCTCATAAAGGCTGGCAAGCCCACCATAGGCACCCACGTCTTCACCGCATGGCCCGGCATGATCGAGGTCATCGGTCACAGCGGCGCGATGGACTACATCGAGTTCTCCGGGCAGTACGCGCCGTACGACCTCTTCGCACTGGAGAACATCGGCCGCGCGGTGGACCTCTTCGACCACATGTCCGCGATGATGAAGCTGGACCAGCAGCCGCGCACGTACCTGTGCGAGCGCGCCGTAGGCTCCGGCTTCCAGAACATCCTCTTCGCCGATCTCCGGTCCGTCGACGACGCCCGCGAGTGCATAAAGGCGATGCGTCCGGAAACCCCGCAGTCGAAGGGCTTCTCCGGCGCCAAGAGCACGCGCGACGCCGGCTACGTCTACCCCAACTTCACACTGCAGGAGTACGTCAAGAAGCTGGACGAGGGCGTGCTGGCGATCATGGTGGAAAAGAAAGGTTGCGTGGACAACCTGGACGAAATACTCAAGCTCGGGACCATTGACATGGTGCAGTTCGGCCCAGCCGACTACTCCATGAGCATCGGCCTCGCCGGGCAGTACGACCACCCCGAAGTCAAGAAGGCTGAGAAATACACCATCGAGACCGCGCTGAAGCACGGCGTACGCCCCCGCGTTGAAATACGCGACTGGAAGCAGGCGGAGCCTTACATGAAGATGGGCGTCAAGG
This genomic interval from SAR202 cluster bacterium contains the following:
- a CDS encoding PDZ domain-containing protein produces the protein MKRISIVGSIAAVAAVTIGVGAVFVGQTIFASDDKAPTAGLPAVVSQPQSAPNTTSTQAEAPARKPYIGVSVQDSPNGVILSGVLEGGPAVGRLQKGDILLSVNGQPVKTVKELSAAIGSTKEGDVVSVEFKRGDATSSVRITVGSIEAARPDPIQKFRPQPAPAPIAGGLEQLMAQMKGMHGKFVRGEVVVEAEDGTFKTIRAVNGTASNFNAAAGTFTLTPRDGSAPINYTINPDTIIDMRRAGDLGGLNTTDRTLVIDVNGEVKLIVQGEMDMAKLGAMGIPPPQKQPGAPAGPVPQLFPLPPKFGPDILRPGPVPQAPSAETNQLLQRLLNAYPQLLRPGGVTPELKEKLSQLAQDDPRMGEAIKILMTRLAQAQQAAPKVVKPQPAPQPPVLDVNQWIERLFNAYPELKRPHTVSPELRQKLEQMARDNPDIAPAVKRILSQIPAQTQ
- a CDS encoding 2,4-dihydroxyhept-2-ene-1,7-dioic acid aldolase, translating into MGKAPLLLRKLRAEPSVGYGAKPRSGVWGGAPGYYAPSLRARRKGARGREVGAASGPTRQSLRSTIPQNTHCRRFCYNVPHFSRRHAHMRKNNVLRDLIKAGKPTIGTHVFTAWPGMIEVIGHSGAMDYIEFSGQYAPYDLFALENIGRAVDLFDHMSAMMKLDQQPRTYLCERAVGSGFQNILFADLRSVDDARECIKAMRPETPQSKGFSGAKSTRDAGYVYPNFTLQEYVKKLDEGVLAIMVEKKGCVDNLDEILKLGTIDMVQFGPADYSMSIGLAGQYDHPEVKKAEKYTIETALKHGVRPRVEIRDWKQAEPYMKMGVKDFCIGTDVQIVYRYCKEQGGAMAKALGR